A window of the Maylandia zebra isolate NMK-2024a unplaced genomic scaffold, Mzebra_GT3a scaffold01, whole genome shotgun sequence genome harbors these coding sequences:
- the LOC143415604 gene encoding uncharacterized protein LOC143415604, with protein sequence MDRNEELDKLFQRLSTHCRADRLSSCDERQRLTKLAMRSCTDEVVLQWLRKNSESDAFSKLTDMFDFLKKHIDEEEKKNHSDDVHITFVAHSSIGDFMIPASCYLPLPTITDVLLYSPWNCVSTGLAYGVATGKLKPQHRVFSCEDKESCTIPDDKHRPVNLPDHWNSLKKAGAQMVPNITVSPLSPDDDDDRVWKRFESLSAKHGPPGRNRIVIPFILPGREYESVPFSVVTLALSLVLLSSRFKATLHFSGCLRDHSTGPKFDRKYLQEQYACAIDNSWMKCSPEAFR encoded by the exons ATGGACAGAAACGAGGAACTGGA CAAATTGTTTCAGAGGTTATCTACACACTGCAGAGCAGACAGACTGAGCAGCTGTGATGAAAGGCAAAGACTGACAAAGCTGGCAATGAGAAGCTGCACAGATGAAGTCGTCCTGCAGTGGCTGAGAAAAAACTCAGAGTCTGACGCCTTCAGCAAACTCACAGACATGTTTGACTTCCTGAAGAAACACATTgatgaggaggagaagaagaaccaCAGCGATGATGTTCACATCACCTTTGTGGCTCATAGTTCAATCGGAGACTTCATGATCCCAGCCAGCTGTTACCTGCCTCTGCCCACCATCACTGACGTGCTCCTGTATTCTCCCTGGAACTGCGTCAGTACTGGTTTAGCGTACGGTGTCGCTACAGGAAAACTGAAGCCTCAGCACAGAGTTTTTTCCTGTGAAGATAAAGAAAGCTGTACCATTCCTGATGACAAACATCGACCTGTGAACCTGCCAGATCACTGGAACTCACTGAAGAAAGCTGGAGCACAGATGGTCCCAAACATCACGGTTAGCCCCCTTTcaccagatgatgatgatgatcgaGTGTGGAAACGCTTTGAGTCTCTCTCAGCTAAACACGGCCCACCAGGAAGGAACCGCATCGTCATCCCGTTCATCCTCCCAGGACGGGAATATGAAAGCGTCCCGTTCTCTGTGGTGACCTTGGCTCTGTCCCTGGTgctcctctcctccaggtttAAAGCCACTCTTCACTTCTCTGGTTGTCTCAGAGATCACTCTACTGGACCGAAATTTGACAGGAAGTATCTTCAGGAGCAGTACGCCTGCGCCATCGACAACAGCTGGATGAAATGTTCACCTGAAGCTTTCAGATGA